A window of Ascaphus truei isolate aAscTru1 chromosome 16, aAscTru1.hap1, whole genome shotgun sequence contains these coding sequences:
- the FRMPD3 gene encoding FERM and PDZ domain-containing protein 3 isoform X2 yields MKCLFRVCYFPKDPAEVLRSDPAAFEYLYIQSRNDVIRERLGVDLKPELLLGLSALHIFISVSAARPGQKISLRGVEKEWGLDPFLPPSLLQGYKEKSLRKALAQHLKAHQNQVSGNKVSVIQAKLRYLRILNELPTFAGILFNTVAMDEKTPATTLLVGPRHGISHVIDLKTNLTTVLFEFSQVTKVQLFRESLGVARVETGVTDSKPLVLLMEWPEATSFACLVAGYYRLLVDPKKAIFYRAAGQLPPPQIIKADYISVPTVPRTPGPTSTKAATPPSLASDSALSRGLAPTPSAPAKDSEPVGLCYLHLRGKEGRDINQNLIVEEARPRTKSDPTPKGSSSQPSPAGHGGPPEVSRSRSFTMDAQVKLESTQFYCDSCKAKIKSRLGGYGGGRCRNPCVSSTCKDNAVDLMSLPPPENTKGEEEEEEEEEREEEVVVREGEKEVGDRATLQPATAPPPPGFGDNSSDEEEPKRRQQEKVRVQDKGIVVPGRVYEELPVTLIDNVQTRTVRDHARELDDALVSTLQALEALAASEDFPNPAPQPTTVFSLTGLIVLAAITPDSSLDSGHETNSSELTDVSEMVMAMKQHHNAAYFLAHHLNKETLLSRKDLPFRIQTCAAQTVLTSPYALGCRETSPLLKPDLLRQSPEGGGPKQELPAALPNMGSLLNNGISRLASPAKPMASPANPIDIPTGAPIPVTPKQSPNPTKMIHRPTMSFSEGSPMPVSSASALKMPSTCAPPQKDKEVGEATESPVSSSPCGCRLTQGEPPLNRQEEAHSRGNYVFHLSPTDDERLHAKACSARSLEEQHLSRERPENQEMPKPHVDSPASPKLSTGQEAPGKSTKAEEIPMVLSSIMLNVESTKVKPDTTPVATTRDPEKMLAPIQPQENDVPAKPRARAPFRLRSLFSATFPTRMRRETDERQAQLRKVKQYEMEFLEELLKPRSKTGSQNKEMPCPLVPNRCSCKVRSSPLQKVPGMSREQRRSCDCKRIIRGIRIPPNPPLEPEPRARLQVGNIGHPGHRLVRSSSLESRGPDKVTSCLATCTMRLEGTAQCTKLARRYSIGDGEKTEVPPAKDPPTILPPVRAQKKDGDQTALKNRTPEALGTREDRKAPVVLPRPEERFLSQAKPPEEEGAASGERCCPLRHCFNCRRCTSEDDGSERDELSYSIPMQILPGMRLDVEATPVVSRTLQVLDATVSSGPDDSQTQEIDLRISSYEGSLAKVNALRGRSYSLPDGFLSVQLDTSELLTVLRQCLVSPEIGEPKPGTAQLAQRKQELTLRFKEFRASCRRVAGVDKSPDHMLTAVTCSFQVLCGLIETFVGLVFVVRSDAQRQELLGKVEEVVRNYTFLLRAAEESSARTLGQSRTVVGHLAKQSATVATAVSTFSRSMKTLMSK; encoded by the exons ATGAAATGTCTCTTCCGAGTCTGTTACTTCCCCAAAGATCCAGCGGAAGTACTGCGTTCGGACCCAGCGGCCTTCGAGTACCTTTATATACAG AGCCGCAATGATGTAATCAGGGAGCGACTGGGGGTGGATCTGAAGCCGGAGCTGCTCCTGGGTCTCAGCGCCCTGCACATCTTCATCAGCGTCAGCGCCGCCCGCCCCGGGCAGAAGATCTCACTGCGGGGAGTGGA gAAGGAATGGGGTCTGGACccgttcctccctccctccctcctgcaggGTTATAAGGAGAAGTCTCTGCGGAAGGCCCTGGCCCAACACCTCAAAGCTCACCAGAACCAGGTGTCTGGGAACAAG GTGTCGGTGATTCAGGCCAAACTTCGTTACCTGCGCATTCTTAACGAGCTGCCAACCTTCGCAGGCATCCTGTTCAATACTGTGGCCATG GATGAGAAGACTCCAGCTACCACACTTCTGGTGGGTCCCCGCCACGGCATCAGCCACGTCATCGACCTGAAAACTAACCTGACCACGGTCCTGTTCGAATTCAGCCAGGTGACAAAGGTCCAGCTGTTCCGGGAGTCCCTGGGAGTGGCACGAGTGGAGACCGGTGTCACCGACAGCAAG cctCTGGTCCTGCTCATGGAGTGGCCTGAGGCTACCAGCTTCGCCTGTCTTGTTGCCGGATATTACAGGCTCCTGGTGGACCCCAAGAAAGCAATCTTCTACCGAGCCGCAGGCCAACTGCCCCCCCCTCAGATTATCAAGGCAG ATTACATCAGTGTGCCCACAGTGCCACGCACACCCGGACCCACCAGCACCAAGGCGGCAACCCCGCCCAGCCTTGCCTCAGACTCCGCCCTTTCGAGGGGCCTGGCCCCCACTCCCTCTGCCCCCGCCAAGGATTCGGAGCCTGTCGGCCTGTGCTACCTCCACCTTCGGGGCAAGGAGGGGCGAGATATCAACCAGAATCTCATCGTGGAGGAGGCCCGACCCAGGACAAAGTCTGACCCCACACCCAAGGGGTCTTCCAGTCAGCCTAGCCCGGCCGGGCATGGGGGTCCGCCCGAGGTCAGCAGGTCCCGCTCCTTCACAATGGACGCACAGGTGAAGCTGGAGAGCACCCAGTTTTACTGCGACTCCTGCAAGGCCAAGATAAAGAGCCGGCTGGGGGGTTACGGGGGGGGAAGGTGCAGGAACCCATGCGTATCTTCCACCTGCAAGGACAATGCAGTGGACCTCATGTCCCTGCCGCCTCCTGAGAACacgaagggggaggaggaggaggaggaggaggaagaaagggaggaggaggttgtggtgagggaaggggaaaaggaggTAGGGGACAGGGCGACCCTTCAGCCtgccacagccccccctcccccaggattTGGGGACAACAGCTCGGATGAGGAGGAGCccaagaggaggcagcaggagaagGTCAGGGTGCAGGATAAGGGCATTGTGGTGCCGGGACGCGTGTACGAGGAGCTGCCTGTCACCCTGATAGACAACGTGCAGACTCGGACGGTTAGGGACCACGCACGGGAGCTGGATGATGCTCTGGTGTCCACTCTGCAGGCCCTGGAGGCTCTAGCAGCATCTGAGGACTTTCCCAACCCAGCGCCACAACCTACAACAG tcttTTCTCTTACAGGCCTCATCGTCCTCGCAGCTATCACCCCCGACTCCTCCCTGGACTCCGGCCACGAGACCAACTCCTCAGAGCTGACAGATGTGTCAGAGATGGTGATGGCCATGAAGCAGCATCACAATGCCGCCTATTTCCTGGCCCACCACCTCAACAAGGAGACCCTTCTCTCACGCAAGGACCTTCCATTTCGCATCCAGACCTGTGCCGCCCAGACTGTATTAACCTCCCCTTATGCCTTGGGGTGTCGGGAGACCAGCCCCCTCCTCAAACCTGACCTCCTGAGGCAAAGCCCCGAGGGTGGCGGGCCCAAGCAGGAGTTGCCTGCAGCCCTCCCCAACATGGGCTCGCTGCTGAACAATGGCATCTCCAGACTAGCATCTCCTGCCAAGCCCATGGCATCTCCTGCAAATCCCATAGATATCCCAACTGGTGCACCCATCCCAGTAACCCCGAAGCAGTCACCCAACCCAACAAAGATGATCCACAGACCCACCATGAGCTTTAGTGAGGGGTCTCCCATGCCAGTCTCATCTGCTTCTGCCCTCAAAATGCCCAGCACCTGTGCTCCACCCCAGAAGGACAAAGAGGTTGGAGAAGCCACAGAGTCCCCGGTCAGCTCATCTCCATGTGGCTGCCGGCTCACACAGGGTGAACCACCTCTTAATcggcaggaggaggctcacagccGTGGAAATTATGTCTTTCACCTGTCCCCGACAGATGACGAGAGGCTCCATGCCAAGGCCTGCTCGGCCCGAAGCCTGGAAGAGCAGCATCTGAGTCGGGAGCGCCCAGAGAATCAGGAGATGCCCAAACCTCACGTGGACTCTCCTGCCTCTCCCAAGCTTAGCACAGGACAGGAGGCACCTGGCAAGAGCACCAAGGCAGAAGAGATACCCATGGTGCTCAGCAGCATAATGCTCAACGTAGAGAGCACCAAAGTCAAACCAGATACCACTCCGGTCGCAACCACAAGGGACCCAGAGAAGATGCTTGCTCCGATTCAGCCACAGGAGAACGATGTCCCAGCCAAGCCCAGGGCCCGTGCCCCCTTCAGGCTGCGAAGCCTCTTCTCTGCCACCTTCCCAACCCGCATGAGGCGGGAGACTGATGAAAGGCAGGCTCAGTTGCGCAAGGTGAAGCAGTATGAGATGGAGTTCCTGGAGGAGCTGCTGAAGCCACGGAGCAAGACGGGCAGCCAGAACAAGGAGATGCCCTGTCCTCTGGTGCCCAACCGTTGCTCCTGCAAGGTGCGCAGTAGTCCCCTGCAGAAGGTACCTGGCATGTCCCGCGAGCAACGACGTAGCTGCGACTGCAAACGCATTATACGTGGCATCCGGAttccccccaaccctcccctgGAGCCAGAACCCAGGGCCAGGCTGCAGGTGGGGAATATAGGCCACCCAGGCCATAGGCTTGTGCGCTCATCGAGCTTGGAGTCCCGGGGCCCCGACAAAGTGACTTCGTGCCTAGCAACCTGCACCATGCGGTTAGAGGGCACCGCCCAGTGCACCAAATTGGCACGGAGATACAGCATCGGAGATGGGGAGAAAACCGAGGTGCCCCCTGCAAAAGACCCGCCCACCATACTCCCACCCGTTAGGGCCCAGAAGAAAGATGGTGACCAGACAGCACTGAAGAACAGAACACCCGAGGCTCTGGGCACCAGGGAAGACCGGAAGGCTCCGGTGGTCCTCCCACGGCCAGAGGAGAGGTTTTTGTCCCAGGCAAAGCCcccagaggaggagggggcagcaTCGGGGGAGAGGTGCTGCCCCCTTCGTCACTGCTTCAACTGCCGGAGGTGCACATCTGAAGATGACGGGAGTGAGAGGGACGAGTTGTCCTACTCCATCCCCATGCAGATCCTGCCTGGCATGAGGTTGGACGTGGAGGCAACCCCTGTGGTGAGCCGGACCCTGCAGGTGCTGGACGCTACCGTGAGCAGTGGCCCGGATGATAGTCAAACGCAGGAGATTGACCTGCGCATCTCCTCCTATGAAGGCAGCCTGGCTAAGGTCAACGCACTTCGTGGCCGTTCCTACTCCCTGCCTGATGGCTTCCTGTCTGTGCAGCTGGACACCAGTGAGCTGCTGACCGTCCTGCGCCAGTGCCTGGTCAGCCCTGAGATCGGGGAACCAAAACCAGGCACTGCACAGCTGGCCCAGCGCAAGCAGGAGCTGACACTGCGCTTCAAGGAGTTCCGGGCATCCTGCAGGAGGGTGGCTGGGGTGGACAAGAGCCCAGACCACATGCTGACTGCAGTAACCTGCAGCTTTCAGGTGCTGTGCGGCCTGATTGAGACCTTTGTGGGACTGGTGTTTGTAGTGCGGTCAGACGCTCAGCGGCAGGAACTTCTGGGGAAGGTGGAGGAGGTGGTCAGGAATTACACCTTCCTGCTGAGGGCAGCCGAGGAATCCAGCGCCCGGACACTGGGACAGAGCCGGACAGTGGTGGGGCATCTGGCCAAGCAGTCGGCTACAGTAGCCACAGCAGTCAGCACCTTCTCCCGCTCAATGAAGACCCTAATGAGCAAGTAG